One region of Pseudomonas glycinae genomic DNA includes:
- a CDS encoding phosphatase PAP2 family protein has translation MKSRFYAYNFGIPLLCAAVVFLMFDMTNIDIAFSNLLFDPLTDTFPLDKIHFFEKLTHKWARIIPNWTAEIALIGAMLSLVWPLVKPQKHPRLGGFLERGKVAPVLRFTADHRRDFLFVVVAFAVCTGVIHFLKAHTSVYCPIETTLYGGKMPHIEWYNNFQLFHEAGEGRCWPGGHASGGFTMLALYFVARRYQWRFSSALLWGSLLLGFVYGTTRVLQGWHYMSHTFWAGIFVWLACLLTALAFYGRARLELPVLSKRERKVFGAQPEVSL, from the coding sequence ATGAAATCACGCTTTTACGCTTACAACTTCGGCATCCCGCTGCTCTGCGCAGCCGTGGTTTTTCTGATGTTCGACATGACGAACATCGACATCGCTTTCAGCAATTTGCTGTTCGATCCACTGACCGACACCTTTCCGCTCGACAAGATTCACTTCTTTGAAAAACTGACCCACAAGTGGGCGCGGATCATTCCGAACTGGACGGCGGAAATTGCCTTGATCGGCGCCATGCTGTCGTTGGTCTGGCCACTGGTGAAACCGCAAAAGCATCCGCGTCTGGGCGGGTTTCTCGAGCGCGGTAAAGTCGCCCCGGTGCTGCGCTTTACCGCCGATCACCGTAGGGATTTTCTGTTTGTGGTGGTGGCTTTCGCGGTCTGCACCGGGGTGATCCATTTCCTCAAGGCGCATACCAGCGTCTACTGCCCGATCGAAACCACGCTGTACGGCGGAAAGATGCCGCACATCGAGTGGTACAACAATTTCCAGCTGTTCCACGAAGCGGGTGAAGGGCGTTGCTGGCCGGGCGGTCATGCTTCCGGTGGTTTCACCATGCTGGCGCTGTATTTCGTGGCGCGTCGTTATCAGTGGCGTTTCTCCAGCGCGTTGTTGTGGGGCTCGCTGCTGCTCGGTTTTGTCTACGGCACTACGCGAGTCCTACAGGGCTGGCACTACATGTCCCACACGTTTTGGGCCGGGATCTTCGTGTGGCTGGCGTGTTTGCTGACGGCGCTGGCGTTTTACGGGCGGGCTCGTCTGGAATTGCCGGTGTTGAGCAAGCGAGAGCGGAAGGTGTTCGGCGCACAGCCTGAGGTTTCTCTCTGA
- a CDS encoding histidine phosphatase family protein: protein MELRLSLFGVKRSIDLSGLARFRNTWVVLAASVLVIPLTLWLLAPAAVPDLAHGNVAGAQALKDGWSKGEIIVLVRHVERCDHSKAACLSGHDGITDRSRSVAVSVGAQFEQLGLDKADVYNSPMMRTVQTAGYMFNKAATGEDWLISCKGRMLQDALAHKVPGRNLILVTHSECMAQLEKDLKVPASTLGYGASLFVSAASPAAPQMLGFIEASDWRTVTTQ, encoded by the coding sequence GTGGAATTGCGACTGAGTCTGTTCGGCGTCAAGCGCTCGATTGATCTGAGCGGTCTGGCCCGTTTTCGAAACACCTGGGTGGTATTGGCGGCCTCGGTGCTGGTCATTCCGCTGACCCTCTGGCTGCTCGCCCCGGCGGCGGTGCCGGACCTTGCCCACGGCAATGTGGCCGGCGCGCAGGCGCTGAAGGACGGTTGGAGCAAAGGCGAAATCATCGTGCTGGTTCGCCACGTCGAGCGCTGCGACCACTCGAAAGCGGCGTGCCTGAGCGGCCACGATGGCATCACCGATCGTTCGCGCAGTGTCGCGGTGAGCGTCGGCGCGCAGTTCGAGCAGTTGGGCCTGGACAAGGCCGACGTCTACAACAGCCCGATGATGCGCACGGTGCAGACCGCTGGCTACATGTTCAACAAGGCCGCGACCGGCGAAGACTGGCTGATCAGTTGCAAGGGCCGGATGCTGCAGGACGCGCTCGCGCACAAAGTCCCGGGACGCAACCTGATTCTGGTGACCCACAGCGAATGCATGGCGCAGCTGGAAAAAGACCTCAAGGTGCCGGCCTCGACCCTCGGGTACGGCGCATCGCTGTTTGTTTCCGCCGCCAGCCCGGCGGCCCCACAGATGCTCGGCTTCATTGAAGCCTCCGACTGGCGCACGGTGACCACCCAATGA